A portion of the Cryptomeria japonica chromosome 5, Sugi_1.0, whole genome shotgun sequence genome contains these proteins:
- the LOC131876267 gene encoding uncharacterized protein LOC131876267 — MGITREVVQRAREKNILKDEDMVKPKEAKPQTPPPKPRYTRSSTPSSDSQIPPNSPKPQAHPSDGVVKRKKEQPHRVYVEAPVKEEETKSDEVVKEVKKSTTSARVVKRKLLDEGKPSKKPRDEVEIWNNTQASKGSNN, encoded by the coding sequence ATGGGGATCACCAGAGAGGTGGTTCAGAGAGCTAGAGAGAAGAACATCTTGAAGGATGAAGATATGGTCAAGCCCAAGGAAGCCAAACCCCAAACCCCTCCACCTAAGCCAAGGTACACAAGGAGTTCCACACCCTCCTCTGATTCTCAAATACCACCCAATTCACCTAAGCCTCAAGCCCATCCATCCGATGGAGTAGTGAAGAGGAAGAAAGAGCAACCACATAGAGTTTATGTAGAAGCCCCTGTAAAAGAAGAGGAAACTAAATCTGATGAAGTAGTAAAAGAAGTGAAGAAAAGTACTACATCTGCTAGGGTTGTCAAGAGGAAACTATTAGATGAGGGGAAACCTAGCAAGAAGCCAAGAGATGAAGTGGAAATCTGGAATAACACTCAAGCAAGTAAAGGAAGCAATAATTGA